The following nucleotide sequence is from Gordonia jinghuaiqii.
ACTTCTTCATCGAGGACTGGGCCGAGGACTACGGGTTCACCTATCCGGAGCAACTGCGCCGCGACCTCGAGATCTTCCTACGTCCGGCCGGTGTCGCCGAAGGTGAGTTCGCGGGTGCGCCTGTGCATCCCGCGATCGCGAAGTTCGCCGCCGAGCACAAGCCGGTGGGCCGCACGCGGGTGATCGACTTCCTGGTCGCGCTGAACGCGGCGGTGCGCGACGCCGTCGGCTACACCGTGCGGCTCGAGGCGGGCGTGCAGTCCCCGGAGTACACGCTCTCCAGTGCCATCGGCTCGTGCCGCGACTCCGCCTGGCTGCTCGTCGCCCTGTTGCGTGAACTCGGGCTCGCCGCCCGATTCGTGTCCGGGTACCTTGTGCAGCTCACCTCCGACATCAAATCCCTGGACGGTCCGTCGGGTCCCGATGCCGACTTCACCGATCTGCACGCGTGGACCGAGGTCTACCTGCCCGGCGCCGGTTGGGTCGGCATGGATCCCACCTCCGGTCTCTTCGCGGGGGAGGGGCACATCCCGCTGGCCGCCACCCCGCATCCCGTCGGCGCCGCGCCGATCACCGGGGCGACCGGACCCTGTCACGCGACCCTGGATTTCTCCAACACGGTCACCCGGTTCCACGAGGACCCGCGCGTCACCCTTCCCTACACCGCGGAGCAGTGGGACCGGGTCAACGATCTCGGTGCCCTGGTGGACAAGCGGATGGCCGACAACGACGTGCGCCTGACGATGGGCGGCGAGCCGACCTTCGTCTCCGTCGACAACCAGACCGATCCGGAATGGCTGACCGCCGCCGACGGACCCCACAAGCGGCTGCTGGCCTCCCGGCTGGCCGAACGCCTGAAGCAGGCCCATGCGCCGTACGGGCTGGTCCAGCGCAGTCAGGGAAAGTGGTATCCCGGTGAGCCGTTGCCGCGCTGGCAGATGCAAGTGATGTGGCGCGACGACGGCGAGCCGATCTGGCGCGATCCGGCACTGCTCGCCGATCCGTGGTCGACACCGGAGCAGTGCGCGGCCGCGATCGAGACCGAGACCCACGGCGCCGATCCGGCCGCCGGGGACCACAGTCCGGCCCGGGAGCTGCTCACCGCGTTCGCCGAGACGCTCGGCCTACCTGACCGGCAGGTGATGCCCGCCTACGAGGATCCGCTCGTGCGGATGCGCGAACTGGCCGCGATGCCGCCCGGGGACCCCGGCACCGATCCGACGCTGCCCACCGCGCGTGCGTTCGCGCAGGCGGAGGTCTCGGTGGAGATCGACGGTGTCGAGGTCGACGCCGAGGAGAGCGACGACGCGGACAGCCTCGCCCCGGCGAGCGACTCGGTGACCAAACGCCGCGCGCTGGTGGCCAAGCTCGACGCCGCGGTCACCGAGCCGACCGCCTACGTGCTCCCGCTGAGCCGTTCGGAGGATCGCGCCGACTGGCAGAGCGCCGTGTGGACCACCCGGCGCGGGCGTGTCGTCCTCACCCCCGGAACGTCGCCGGCCGGACTGCGCCTGCCGCTGAACTCGTTGTCGTGGGGACCTGCGCCGACGCTGTTCGAGGCCGACCCGTCCGCCCGTCCCGGCGCGCTGCCCGCCGATCCGGCCGCGGCACTGGGCTACACCGTGCGCGAGGTCGACCCGACCGAGTTCCTGCCCCGCACCGCACTCGTCGCCGAGGTTCGTGGCGGCGTGCTGTACGTGTTCATGCCGCCGACGTCGACGCTCGAGGAGTTCCTCGCCGTCATCGAGCTCGTCGAGGGGGCGGCGGCGGCGACCTCGACGCCCGTGGTCATCGAGGGTTACGGGCCACCGGCCGACCCGCGACTGACCTCGCTGTCGGTGACCCCCGACCCGGGTGTCATCGAGGTCAACATCCAGCCGACCGCAGGCTTCGCCGAGCAGTCCGAACTGCTCGAATCCCTCTACGACCACGCCCGGGCGGTCCGGCTGGGCACCGAGAGCTTCGACCTCGACGGCAGTCACGGCGGCACCGGCGGCGGCAACCACATCACGCTGGGCGGCACCACCCCGGCCGACTCGCCGATGCTGCGCCGGCCCGACCTACTCGTGTCGATGCTGACCTACTGGCAGCGGCACCCCGCGTTGTCGTACCTGTTCTCCGGTCGCTTCATCGGAACCACCTCGCAGGCGCCGCGCGCCGACGAGGGGCGTGAGTCGGCCCTCTACGAACTCGAGATCGCCTTCGCCGAGATCGACCGGCTCGCGGTGACGAGCGACAGCGGTGACACGGCGCCGCCCAATCCGTGGGTCACCGACCGCGCCCTGCGGCACCTGCTCACCGACATCACCGGCAACACCCACCGGGCCGAGTTCTGCATCGACAAGCTCTACAGTCCGGACTCGGTCCGCGGGCGGCTCGGGCTGCTGGAGTTGCGTGCCTTCGAGATGCCGCCGCACCACCGGATGGCGATGGTGCAGTCGCTGCTGGTCCGGAGCCTGGTCTCCTGGTTCTGGGAGGAGCCCTATCGGGCGCGGCTGATCCGCCACGGCGCGGACCTGCACGGCAAGCATCTGTTGCCGCACTACGTGATCTCCGACATCGCCCTCGTCGCCGAGGACCTCCGCGAGGCCGGCTATCCGTTCGAGACCGCATGGCTCGACCCGTTCACCGAGTTCCGTTTCCCGCGACTGGGCACCGTGCAGATCCGCGACCAGGAGATCGAGCTCCGCAGCGCCATCGAGCCGTGGAACACGCTGGGGGAGGAGTCGACGGGCACCGGCACCGCCCGCTACGTCGACTCCTCGGTCGAGCGCGTGCAGGTGCGGGTGCTCGGTGGCGAGGACGATCGATACCTGTTGACCTGCAACGGTTTCCCGATTCCGCTGCGCTCGACCGGACGCACCGGGGAGCGGGTCGCGGGGATACGCTTCCGGGCCTGGCAACCGCCGAGCTCGCTGCACCCGACGATCACCATCGACACCCCGCTGACCTTCGACCTCGTCGACACCGTCAACGGCCGGTCCGTCGGCGGTGCGACCTATCACGTCGTCCACCCGGGTGGCCGCGCCTATGATCGGCCGCCGGTGAACGCCGTGGAGGCCGAGTCTCGTCGCAACGGACGGTTCGAGGCGACCGGCCACACCACCGGCGCCGTCGACATCGGCCTACTCCGCGAACGGCAGGCCAGACAGGCCGTCGATTTCGGGGTCCCCGGCATCCTCGATCTGCGGCGGGCACGTACAGTTCTGCGGTGACCTCTTCGCCGGGCAACGCTTCCGCGGTGTTCGATCGCTACCGTGCCGAGGGGTACACGCTCTTCGACATGGACCGGCTCGGCGAGACCGGCCTCGGCGCCGACGCGCCGCCCGTCCACTACGACGAGTTGCTGGACTCCACGGGAGCGGTTCGTCCCGCGTGGGAGGACCTGGCCAGGATCTACGCGCTGCGCGGCAGCGATCGTCTCCGTGAGTCCGCCGCGCGTCTGGCCGCGTCGGTCAGCGACGACGGAGTGGTCTACAACGAGTTCGACGGCAGCTCGACCGTCACCCGCGACTGGGATGTCGATGCGGTGCCGCTCGTCGTCGACGGCGTCGAATGGGCTGCGCTGGAGAAGGCCATCACCCAGCGGTCGATGCTTCTCGATCTTCTGCTGCGCGACCTGTACCGCGACCAGAAGACCATCACCTCCGGGCTGGTCGCCCCCGAAATGGTCTTCGGGCACCCCGGTTACATCCGCAAGGCCGCGCGGTTGGAGGTGGCCGGTCCGCACGCGCTGTTCCTGCACGCGGTGGACGTCTCGCGCCTCGCCGGCGGTGGTTTCGTCGCCTACGGCGACCGCACCCAGGCGCCGTCGGGCGTCGGCTATGCGATCGTCGGCCGCCGGCTGATGTCGAAGACCTTCCCGCAACTGTTCCAGGCGTGCGCGCCCCGTCCGATGGCCAACTTCGCGGCCACCATGCGGCTGGCGCTCACCGAGTACGCGCCGCCCGGCGTCGACGACCCGACCGTGGCCGTCCTCAGCCCGGGCAGCATGTCCGAGACCGCGTTCGACCAGGCCTACCTGGCGTCGGTTCTCGGTTATCCGCTGGTCGAGGGCGCCGACCTGACCGTCCGTGACGGCGCGGTCTACATGCGCTCGCTCGGACGCTACAAACGTGTCGACGTCCTGCTGCGCCGCGTCGACGCCGCCTACACCGATCCGCTCGATCTGCGTACCGACTCCCAGCTCGGGGTTGCGGGCCTGGTCGAGTCGATCTCGCGCGGCAACGTCACGGTCCTCAACACTCTCGGTTCGGGCGTGCTGGAGAACCCGGCCTTGCACACAGTGCTGGAGCGGCTCGCGCCGGTCCTGCTCGGCGAGGACCTGCTACTCGGCTCGGTCACCACCTACTGGGCCGGAGACACGTTGCAGCGCAGCAAGATCCGCGCCAACCTCGGGTCCCTTGTGCTCACCAACACCCGCACCGACGAGGAGTTCGTCGGCCCGCTGCTCGACGCGGCCACGCGTGCCGATCTCGCCGCCCGGGTGGAGGCGCAGACGTGGCAGTGGGTGGGCCGCGAGCTCGAGGCCTTTTCGGTGGCCCCGACCATCACCCCGGGCGCCGCGCCCGGCCGGAACGGACGCGTGCTGCGTGCCGCGCCGGTGTCGGTGCGCGCGTTCAGCGTCGCGCAGGGACCGACCTACTCGGTCATGCCCGGCGGGCTCGGCGCCGTCCTGGCCGACGGGGTCGAGGGAGCCGCCCACCACGTGATCGCGGCCAAGGACGTGTGGGTGACCAGCACCGAGGTCGGCGGGCATGTGTCCCGCCGGTCGGAGACGCGTAACGAGCCCGAGCCGCTCGTTGCGATCGCGGCCGGACGCCCGGCGCCGCGCGAGTACTCCGAGGTCGCGGCCGCGGCGAGCCCGCGTGTGCTGGCCGACCTGTACTGGCTGGGCCGCTACGGCGAGCGCACCGAGCTGGTGACCCGGCTCGCGAAGGTCTCCCGGGAGCGCTACCAGGACTTCCAGTACCGGCCGTGGATGTCGGGGATCTCCGCCATCCCGCTGCTGCTGCACGCGGTCGCCTCGGTGACCGGCACCGCGGGCTACCTCGACACCGCCGGTCTGCTGGTGTCGGGAACCGACCGGCCACCCTCACCCGATGAGGTCAACGGCGCCATCGAGAAGATCGCCGAACTCACCGTTGCGCGTACGGTGCCGGGCACGATCGCCTACTCGGTCGACCGTCTCGTCGCGGCTGCCCGTGCGGTCCGTGACCAGATGTCGACGAGTACGTGGATGGTGCTGGCGCCGGTGGAGCGCGTCGTCGCGAACACCGCACGACTCGTCGCCCGGTCGCGCGCCGAGTCGGGGCCCGAGGGCCTCGGGGACGCCGCACTCGACCTCGGTCCCGACCTGGCCCGTGCGCACGAGGAGGTCCTGCACGGGGTCCTGGCCCTCACCGGCCTGCAGGCGGAGTCGATGGTCCACGACGCGGGCTGGATGTTCATGGACCTCGGTCGCCGGATCGAACGCGCCATCACCCTGGCCGACCTCACCCAGGTGATGTTCGCCGATGCGCGGGACATCGACGTCGAACAGGCACTGCTCGAGTCGTTCCTCGCCGCCAACGAGTCGTCGGTGATCTACCGCCGCCGCAATCGGGGTCTGTACCGGCTCGCCAGCGTCGTCGAGTTGTTGCTGTTCGACCCGACCAACCCGCGGTCGATGATCTTCTCGCTCGAACAGATCCACACCGACCTGGTCTCGGTGCCCGAGACCCTGCGGTCGGCCGGCGCCGAGCGCGCGGTCCAGGACATGATCGCCGACCTGCGTCGCAGCGACCCGGCTGACCTGGTCGGAATCGACGCATCGGGTCGTCGTGCCGATCTGGCCGAGCTGATGATCACGCTGCGGGCCGGCGCGCGCGAGCTGTCGGAACTGCTGACCAGGACCCGCTTCGCCGTGCCCCGGCAGGCGCAGCCGATCTGGGGCGGTGGTGAATCGTGAGCTCGCGCATCTACCGGGTGATGCACCGGACCAGCTACACCTACGACGACGACGTGTCCTCCTCGTACGGTCGTTGCCACCTGACGCCTCGCGACCTGCCGGGGCAGCGGGTCCGCTCGACGTCGGTGCACATCGAACCCGAGCCCGACGACCGTTCGACCGGCATCGACGTGTACGGCAACAACGACAGCTACTTCCACGTGCGCACCCCCCACCGCGAACTCACCGTGACGGCACGCTCGGTGGTCGAGGTGGACCCCATCGACCAGGGCGTGCTCCTCGGATCCGCGGCCCGCGCCCCCTGGGAATCGGCGCGCCCGGCGGTGGTGGGCACCGGCGACGCCGCCTTGGCCGCCGAGTTCGTCCTGGATCTGGACCCGCCGGAGATCACCCCCGCGGTCCGGGCCTACGCCGACGAGGTGTTCACCCCGGGGCGGCCACTGATCGAGGCCGTCACCGACCTCACCACGCGCATCTTCGGCGACTTCACCTACCGGTCGGGTTCCACGGCCATCTCCACGCGGGTCGACGCCGTGATGGACCGGCGCGAAGGCGTGTGCCAGGACTTCGCGCGCGTGGCGATCGCCTGCCTACGCTCGGTCGGACTCGCCGCGCGCTACGAGTCGGGGTACCTCGCGACCGACCCGCCACCGGGCAAGGAGAAGATCTTCGGCGCCGACGCGAGCCATGCCTGGGCCGCGGTGTGGATGCCCGACGGCCGGTGGCTCGCCTTCGACCCGACAAACGACAAGCTGGTCGACGAGCGCCACGTCACGCTCGCCTGGGGACGCGACTACGACGACGTCCCACCTCTGCGCGGCGTCATCTACACCGACTCCAAGAAGAGTCACATCGACGTCTCGGTCGACGTCAGCCCCGTCGACGCGCCCGGCGAGGCCTGAACCCGTCCCCATTTGTCGTTCGCGAAACAAAAGTGTTGCGGCGCAGCGTGTTCGGTGACGCTTATGATAATTTGCCAACCGCAAGGTCCTACAGATGGATGAACACTGCTGTTGCCACCAGGTTGCAACAGGTACCTTGGGGGACGACATGACGGTCATAACAGAAAGCCGCATCATCAGCGTGGTGCGGGCGGCAGAGGCGCTGCTGTCACAACGCGCCGGGTCCCCAGTCGTCCTCGATGATCCAGAGAACCTCGGTGGGAGCGGACGCACGACGGTGGTGCGGGTACGGGTCGCCCAGAACCCGCTCAGCCTCGATCGCTCACTGGTCATCAAGGCACTGCCCGAACACGAGGACCCCCAGGCATTCCACCGCGAGATCGCGTCGTACAAGTACGCCACCGCGCTGCCCAACGAGTCGCGTCCGGGCCCGCAGCTGATCGCCTCGGCCCCGGAACTGCGCATCATGGTGCTCTCCGACCTCGGACACGGTCGTTCGATGCTCGAATACCTCGCCGGCACCGACCCCGTCGAGACCGCACGCGCGGTGAGTGCGTGGGGTCAGGCGCTGGGCCGGATGCATGCGGCCACCGTCGGCGGCGAAGGTGATTTCCTCGCCCTGGTGCGCCGGGGGCCCTCGGGCACCCAGGGACGCGACATCCTGCGCGACGAGGCCCTTCGCTCGATCGATTCGGTCGCCGGTCACGGTGAGTCGCTCGGCGTCGAGGTACCCGCTCATGTGATCGATGCCCTGCGCGGCGCCGCCACCCTGTTCGACGAGGGCGAACACCGCGCGTTCAGTCCCTCCGACGTCGGACCGGAGAACATCCTCCTCAACGACGACGGCGTCCAGTTCATGGACTATGAGTGGGGCAGTTTCCGCGACGCCACCCTCGACATCGCATACGCGCTGGTCACGATCACCGCGCAGCTCCCGGCCCGGTCGTCGGACCGCGTGACCGACCTCGAGGTGTCGATGGTCGACGCGTGGCGGTCGGAGGTGCTCTCGATCTGGCCCGCACTCGCGCACGAGCGGGAGATGCAGCGCAAGGTGCTGATGGCGCGGTTCCTGTGGGTGTGGCTGTCGACGGCATGGATGCTGCCCGGCGAGTCGGACTCGTCCCCCCTCGACAGCGCCGCCCTCGACACCGCAGGTTTCGACACCGCAGGTTTCGACACCGCAGGTTTCGACAACTCGGGTTTCGACAACGCGGGTTTCGAGAACGCGGGCTTCACCCACGACTGGGCTCTGCACACCAACGACCCGCGTGTGATCGTGAGCCGCTGGACCGATCTCGCGGCTGCCGCCGGGCGCGCCGGGGACGACGAGATCGCCGCCTTCGCGTCCTCGATGGGGCTCGCTCTGCAACGCAACTGGCTGGCCTGACACGCTCGTGGACGGACTGTTCGACCCGCCCGAGGACCCTCGGGCCCCCGCTGGACACGGCCCGGGGCCCGGAGGGCTGACCGCTCCGCCGTCACCGACGGCGCCGCTCGCGGTCCGGATGCGACCGCAGAGTCTCGACGAGATCGTCGGTCAGCAACACCTGCTCGGCACCGGCTCGCCGCTGCGCCGCCTGATCAGCGGCGCGGGCGCGGCGTCGGTGCTGCTCTACGGGCCGCCCGGCACCGGCAAGACCACCATGGCGTCGTTGATCGCACGCGCCACCGGCGGCCGGTTCGAAGCACTGTCGGCGTTGTCGGCCGGCGTCAAAGAGGTTCGCGCGGTCATCGACGTCGCCCGCCGCCGACTCATCGGCGACAGCAAGACCGGCGGCCAGCAGACCGTCCTGTTCATCGACGAGGTCCACCGGTTCTCCAAGACCCAGCAGGACGCCCTGCTCGATGCCGTCGAGAACCGGATCGTGCTACTCGTGGCGGCGACCACGGAGAACCCGTCGTTCTCGGTCGTTGCGCCGCTGCTGTCGCGTTCGCTCGTCCTGCAACTGCGGTCGCTCACCGACGCCGACATCCGCGAGGTGCTGACCCGCGCGGTCGCCGACCCCCGCGGACTGAACGGTGAGGTGGAGGTCACCGACGCCGCCTACGGCCATCTCATCGCGGTGTCGGGCGGGGATGCGCGTCGTGCGCTGACCGCACTCGAGGCAAGCGCCGACTCGACCGACCGGATAGATCTCGCCGACGTCGAGACCGCGATCGACCGCGCCGCGGTGCGCTACGACCGCGACGGCGACCAGCACTACGACGTGACCAGTGCATTCATCAAATCGATCCGCGGCTCCGACGTCGACGCCGCCGTCCACTACCTCGCGCGGATGATCGCGGCGGGGGAGGACCCGCGGTTCATCGCACGGCGACTGATGATCCACGCGAGCGAGGACATCGGGATGGCCGATCCGACGGCCCTGCAGGCGGCCGTGGCGGCCGCCCAGGTGGTCAACCTCGTGGGCATGCCCGAGGCGAAGCTGGCGCTGACCCAGGCGACGATCCACCTCGCGACCGCGCCCAAGTCCGCGGGTGTGGTCGCCGCGATCGGTGCCGCGCTCGCCGATGTGGAATCGGGGAAGGCGGGGGCGGTCCCGGCCCACCTGCGGGACGGCCATTACCCCGGCGCCAAGAAGCTCGGCAACGGCGTCGCCTACCGCTTTCCGCACGACGATCCCGATGGTGTTCTGGCGCAACAGTATCCACCCGATGATCTGGTCGGCGTCGATTACTACGTGCCCACCGATCACGGTCTCGAGCGCGAGATCGGTCCGCGGGTCGCGAAGTTGCGGTCGATCGTGCGCGGTGCGGTGTCCCGGCGCCGCTCGCGCTGACGGCCTTCGGCGACGTCGTCGCAGATGAGAGTCCCTGCGCCATTCCACGACGCGCCGACGGTAGGCTGGGATGTCGCGACAGTCAATGGTCGCGACTACCAACCGCGAGGACGACACCCACAGTGCAGACGCATGACATCCGGAAGCGCTTTCTGGACCACTTCATCAAGGCCGGCCACACCGAGGTGCCGAGTGCCTCGTTGCTGCTCGACGACCCCAACCTGTTGTTCGTCAACGCGGGCATGGTGCCGTTCAAGCCGTTCTTCCTGGGTGAGCGGACGCCGCCGTACTCGCGCGCGACCAGCGTCCAGAAGTGTGTGCGCACCCTCGACATCGACGAGGTCGGGATCACCACCCGGCACAACACCTTCTTCCAGATGGCCGGCAACTTCTCGTTCGGCGACTACTTCAAGCGCGAGGCGATCACCTTCGCCTGGACGCTGCTGACCAACAGCGTCGACGACGGCGGTTACGGCATCGACCCCCAGAAGCTGTGGCCCACCGTCTACCTCGACGACGACGAGGCCGAGGCCATCTGGCGCGACGAGATCGGTGTGCCCGCCGAACGCATCCAGCGCCGCGGGATGAAGGACAACTACTGGTCGATGGGCGTACCCGGCCCGTGCGGTCCGTGTTCGGAGATCTTCTTCGACCGCGGACCCGAGTACGGCGTCGAGGGCGGCCCGGAGGCCGACGAGGACCGCTACATCGAGATCTGGAATCTCGTGTTCATGCAGAACGTGCGCGGACCCGGCGGCGGCAAGGACAACTACGAGATCCTCGGCCCGCTACCCAAGCAGAACATCGACACCGGCATGGGCGTCGAACGCGTCGCCTGCCTGCTCCAGGGTGTCGACAACGTCTACGAGACCGATCTGCTCAAGCCGATCATCGATCTCGCCGCGGAACTGTCCGGGCGTGCCTACGGCGCGGGCTCACACGACGACGACGTCCGTTTCCGCGTGATCGCCGACCACGCGCGCACCTCGGCGATGCTGATCGGCGACGGCGTCCTGCCCGGCAACGACGGCCGCGGATACGTCCTGCGCCGGCTGCTGCGGCGAGTGGTCCGGTCCATGCGGCTGCTCGGGACCGGCGACGACAAGGCCACCATGGGCACGATCATCGGCAAGGTCATCGACCTGATGGCGCCGTCGTACCCCGAGCTCGAGACCCAGCGCCGCCACATCGTCGACGTCGCCGTCGGTGAGGAGACCTCGTTCGCCAAGACCCTCGCCGCCGGTTCCAAGCTGTTCGCCGACGCCGCCACCGCCACCAAGAAGGCCTCGCGCACCACCATCGCCGGGGCCGACGCCTTCACCCTGCACGACACCTACGGCTTCCCGATCGACCTGACGCTCGAGATGGCCGCCGAGGCCGGACTCGCCGTCGACCAGGAGGGTTTCACCGCCCTCATGGCCGAGCAGAAGCAGCGCGCCAAGGCCGACGCCACCGCCCGGAAGACCGGACACGCCGACCTCAGCGTGTATCGCGACTTCCTCGACCGCGGACCGACGGAGTTCACCGGCTTCGACGAGTTGGTGTCGGAGGCCCGCATCCTGGGTCTGGTCGCCGACGGCGCTCGAATGCCCGCGGCGTCGGCCGGTCAGGAACTCACGGTCGTCCTCGACCGCACCCCGCTCTACGCCGAGTCCGGCGGCCAGATGGCCGACATCGGCACCATCACCACCGGTTCGGGTGTCCGCATGTCGGTCACCGACGTGCAGAAGGTCGGCAAGTCGGTGTGGCTGCACAAGGTGCGCGTCGACGAGGGCGAGATCGAAGAGGGCGACGAGGTCCTCGCGGCCGTGGACACCGCATGGCGTCACGGCGCGACGCAGGGACACTCGGGCACCCACATGGTCCACGCCGCGTTGCGCGAGGTCCTCGGCCCGGGCGCCACCCAGGCCGGTTCGCTGAACCGGCCGGGCTATCTGCGCTTCGACTTCAACGCCGGCGGTCCGGTGACCGAGGCGCAGCGTCGTGAGATCGAGGAGATCAGCAACGCCGCCGTCGAGGCCGACTACCAGGTCAACACCTTCGAGACCGGGCTGACCGAGGCCAAGGCGATGGGTGCCATGGCGCTGTTCGGCGAGAACTACGGCGACGTGGTCCGTGTCGTCGAGATCGGCGGGCCGTTCTCGATGGAGCTCTGTGGCGGCACCCACGTCGCGTCGTCGTCGCGGATCGGTCCGATCACGCTGATCGGAGAGTCGTCGG
It contains:
- a CDS encoding DUF2126 domain-containing protein — translated: MTIKVALEHRTSYSFDRPTKIYPHVVRLRPAPHSRTPIEAYSLTVEPGDHFLNWQQDAFSNYQARLVFPEPSSTLSITVSLVADLTAINPFDFFIEDWAEDYGFTYPEQLRRDLEIFLRPAGVAEGEFAGAPVHPAIAKFAAEHKPVGRTRVIDFLVALNAAVRDAVGYTVRLEAGVQSPEYTLSSAIGSCRDSAWLLVALLRELGLAARFVSGYLVQLTSDIKSLDGPSGPDADFTDLHAWTEVYLPGAGWVGMDPTSGLFAGEGHIPLAATPHPVGAAPITGATGPCHATLDFSNTVTRFHEDPRVTLPYTAEQWDRVNDLGALVDKRMADNDVRLTMGGEPTFVSVDNQTDPEWLTAADGPHKRLLASRLAERLKQAHAPYGLVQRSQGKWYPGEPLPRWQMQVMWRDDGEPIWRDPALLADPWSTPEQCAAAIETETHGADPAAGDHSPARELLTAFAETLGLPDRQVMPAYEDPLVRMRELAAMPPGDPGTDPTLPTARAFAQAEVSVEIDGVEVDAEESDDADSLAPASDSVTKRRALVAKLDAAVTEPTAYVLPLSRSEDRADWQSAVWTTRRGRVVLTPGTSPAGLRLPLNSLSWGPAPTLFEADPSARPGALPADPAAALGYTVREVDPTEFLPRTALVAEVRGGVLYVFMPPTSTLEEFLAVIELVEGAAAATSTPVVIEGYGPPADPRLTSLSVTPDPGVIEVNIQPTAGFAEQSELLESLYDHARAVRLGTESFDLDGSHGGTGGGNHITLGGTTPADSPMLRRPDLLVSMLTYWQRHPALSYLFSGRFIGTTSQAPRADEGRESALYELEIAFAEIDRLAVTSDSGDTAPPNPWVTDRALRHLLTDITGNTHRAEFCIDKLYSPDSVRGRLGLLELRAFEMPPHHRMAMVQSLLVRSLVSWFWEEPYRARLIRHGADLHGKHLLPHYVISDIALVAEDLREAGYPFETAWLDPFTEFRFPRLGTVQIRDQEIELRSAIEPWNTLGEESTGTGTARYVDSSVERVQVRVLGGEDDRYLLTCNGFPIPLRSTGRTGERVAGIRFRAWQPPSSLHPTITIDTPLTFDLVDTVNGRSVGGATYHVVHPGGRAYDRPPVNAVEAESRRNGRFEATGHTTGAVDIGLLRERQARQAVDFGVPGILDLRRARTVLR
- a CDS encoding circularly permuted type 2 ATP-grasp protein, giving the protein MTSSPGNASAVFDRYRAEGYTLFDMDRLGETGLGADAPPVHYDELLDSTGAVRPAWEDLARIYALRGSDRLRESAARLAASVSDDGVVYNEFDGSSTVTRDWDVDAVPLVVDGVEWAALEKAITQRSMLLDLLLRDLYRDQKTITSGLVAPEMVFGHPGYIRKAARLEVAGPHALFLHAVDVSRLAGGGFVAYGDRTQAPSGVGYAIVGRRLMSKTFPQLFQACAPRPMANFAATMRLALTEYAPPGVDDPTVAVLSPGSMSETAFDQAYLASVLGYPLVEGADLTVRDGAVYMRSLGRYKRVDVLLRRVDAAYTDPLDLRTDSQLGVAGLVESISRGNVTVLNTLGSGVLENPALHTVLERLAPVLLGEDLLLGSVTTYWAGDTLQRSKIRANLGSLVLTNTRTDEEFVGPLLDAATRADLAARVEAQTWQWVGRELEAFSVAPTITPGAAPGRNGRVLRAAPVSVRAFSVAQGPTYSVMPGGLGAVLADGVEGAAHHVIAAKDVWVTSTEVGGHVSRRSETRNEPEPLVAIAAGRPAPREYSEVAAAASPRVLADLYWLGRYGERTELVTRLAKVSRERYQDFQYRPWMSGISAIPLLLHAVASVTGTAGYLDTAGLLVSGTDRPPSPDEVNGAIEKIAELTVARTVPGTIAYSVDRLVAAARAVRDQMSTSTWMVLAPVERVVANTARLVARSRAESGPEGLGDAALDLGPDLARAHEEVLHGVLALTGLQAESMVHDAGWMFMDLGRRIERAITLADLTQVMFADARDIDVEQALLESFLAANESSVIYRRRNRGLYRLASVVELLLFDPTNPRSMIFSLEQIHTDLVSVPETLRSAGAERAVQDMIADLRRSDPADLVGIDASGRRADLAELMITLRAGARELSELLTRTRFAVPRQAQPIWGGGES
- a CDS encoding transglutaminase family protein codes for the protein MSSRIYRVMHRTSYTYDDDVSSSYGRCHLTPRDLPGQRVRSTSVHIEPEPDDRSTGIDVYGNNDSYFHVRTPHRELTVTARSVVEVDPIDQGVLLGSAARAPWESARPAVVGTGDAALAAEFVLDLDPPEITPAVRAYADEVFTPGRPLIEAVTDLTTRIFGDFTYRSGSTAISTRVDAVMDRREGVCQDFARVAIACLRSVGLAARYESGYLATDPPPGKEKIFGADASHAWAAVWMPDGRWLAFDPTNDKLVDERHVTLAWGRDYDDVPPLRGVIYTDSKKSHIDVSVDVSPVDAPGEA
- a CDS encoding replication-associated recombination protein A; this translates as MDGLFDPPEDPRAPAGHGPGPGGLTAPPSPTAPLAVRMRPQSLDEIVGQQHLLGTGSPLRRLISGAGAASVLLYGPPGTGKTTMASLIARATGGRFEALSALSAGVKEVRAVIDVARRRLIGDSKTGGQQTVLFIDEVHRFSKTQQDALLDAVENRIVLLVAATTENPSFSVVAPLLSRSLVLQLRSLTDADIREVLTRAVADPRGLNGEVEVTDAAYGHLIAVSGGDARRALTALEASADSTDRIDLADVETAIDRAAVRYDRDGDQHYDVTSAFIKSIRGSDVDAAVHYLARMIAAGEDPRFIARRLMIHASEDIGMADPTALQAAVAAAQVVNLVGMPEAKLALTQATIHLATAPKSAGVVAAIGAALADVESGKAGAVPAHLRDGHYPGAKKLGNGVAYRFPHDDPDGVLAQQYPPDDLVGVDYYVPTDHGLEREIGPRVAKLRSIVRGAVSRRRSR
- the alaS gene encoding alanine--tRNA ligase → MQTHDIRKRFLDHFIKAGHTEVPSASLLLDDPNLLFVNAGMVPFKPFFLGERTPPYSRATSVQKCVRTLDIDEVGITTRHNTFFQMAGNFSFGDYFKREAITFAWTLLTNSVDDGGYGIDPQKLWPTVYLDDDEAEAIWRDEIGVPAERIQRRGMKDNYWSMGVPGPCGPCSEIFFDRGPEYGVEGGPEADEDRYIEIWNLVFMQNVRGPGGGKDNYEILGPLPKQNIDTGMGVERVACLLQGVDNVYETDLLKPIIDLAAELSGRAYGAGSHDDDVRFRVIADHARTSAMLIGDGVLPGNDGRGYVLRRLLRRVVRSMRLLGTGDDKATMGTIIGKVIDLMAPSYPELETQRRHIVDVAVGEETSFAKTLAAGSKLFADAATATKKASRTTIAGADAFTLHDTYGFPIDLTLEMAAEAGLAVDQEGFTALMAEQKQRAKADATARKTGHADLSVYRDFLDRGPTEFTGFDELVSEARILGLVADGARMPAASAGQELTVVLDRTPLYAESGGQMADIGTITTGSGVRMSVTDVQKVGKSVWLHKVRVDEGEIEEGDEVLAAVDTAWRHGATQGHSGTHMVHAALREVLGPGATQAGSLNRPGYLRFDFNAGGPVTEAQRREIEEISNAAVEADYQVNTFETGLTEAKAMGAMALFGENYGDVVRVVEIGGPFSMELCGGTHVASSSRIGPITLIGESSVGSGVRRVEAYVGMDSFRFLSKERALLAGLASSLKVPSEEVPGRVEQLVTKLRDAEKELARVRAEQAQAAVSGLLDTATTVGSTLVVEGRVPGLDANGLRSVVTDLRGRVADRQAVFALFSPSTDGPEAKVPFVIATTGAARDAGIKAGDLVKEVAPLVGGRGGGKPDLAQGSGTDPGGIDAALSRIRELVG